The Columba livia isolate bColLiv1 breed racing homer chromosome 2, bColLiv1.pat.W.v2, whole genome shotgun sequence genome includes the window gCTGAGCGGCCCAAGATGGGAGTGAGACCCACAATACAGACCAAGAGAGTCAGAGAGCCTTTGTTAGAAACTGGTAACCAGGCACCTCTTCCTGGTGAACAAGGTATTTTGAACAAGTTTAATAAACATCGTCTTTTGATACAAGTTGCTTTTCCCACCCCCCCACCAAGGGCAAGTGAAAACCCTTAGTGTTTATCTTAAACTAAACAGCAATGAATGCAGTTACCTGACCACTAGGACTGAATATGGCTGATGTTTAGCCATATTAGTTAGTTAATGTTAACCTGAGAGCAGAAGCTCTAAGTAATTAGtaagctatttaaaaataattgtataatGCCAAAGATAGTGTATTGTGCCTGGTAGATTTTGGGAAGGACAGTTTTCTGGGAAGCATGTTATGAATTATGAAATAATTCATAACTTTATTTGCATTAGAGTTCTGTACTacctctgaaaatattttagattgAATACTAATTTGCTTGAATATTCTGACCTGTACAGACAAACCTGGTACAAAGCCATCACCATCAAAAAGGCTCTGCCCTAACAATGTGGAGACTCAGGCTTCCAGTTCAGAGAACATACAGCCAGTTCCTTCAAGTTCCACAAGCCATCATTCTGCTGAGATTACTTCAGAGCTGCACGTAACTGCTTCCAACAGGGCTTCATTGGTTCAGCCTattgagaaaggaaaaacaaacaccaagtCAGAAACTCCTGCAGCCCTTTCAGTCAAAACACGTATGCAGAGATTGGCAGAACAGCGACGCTGCTGGGATAGCGAGGGTACGTTTCACTTGTTAAGCATTATTggtatttttcagtgtttgcatTCTTAGCACTGGGGAGGGcctaaaataacaaaactgtTGACTACAGATTAATTTTATACATGTTTTCCCCTACTAGTGTGATGCTTTCCTCATCACAACAGTGATGTAAAACTAGTAAGCTGCTTGGTTAAAAATGTGTTGGGTTTGCAATAAGCTTTAATTTAACTTCATTTGTCTCAATGCCTTCAGAGCTGGTAGCTTGATTCTGTTGATAGTGAGAACATCTAACTGTTGATAAACTCAAAATATAGCAATAtgcaaaaaaggcaaatgtatctcaatatattttattagcaaaataaatgtggtgtgtgtttgttttttttttttttccagatctgTCTGAATGTGTTACTCTGTCTCCCCTCCAGTCAAAAGATCTGTCTGTTTCTCCACCTAAGCAGACATCTAATGCCCTGGCAAGTGATACCCCTATTGGGAGAAGAGGCCGTTTAGCTAACCTTGCTGCTACAATTGGTTCCTGGGAAGATGACCTAAGTCATCcatctgcaaagcaaaacaatgcaCAAGAACAGCCTGGCACTACTTGTTTATCCAAATTGTCCACTACAAGTGAAGCATCTGCTAGAATCAATAGTAGCAGTGTAAAGCAGGAAGCTGCATCCTGTTCTCAAAGGCTTGTTGAGGCTTCTATTAATAAACCAGCAAACTCCAAGATAGCGGTGAGTGTCTGATTTAGTTGCTGATTAAAAATTTGAGAATTGGGGGCACAAATGTTAACTTATAACTGTTTAATCTGAATTTAAAGATTTGATGTGAGAAATCTTAGCCTATTTACAACTTTTGCTTTATTGCAATCCCATATGCCCTTTTTTTAATAGCAGACCTGAAATGTTTACAGTCTTTTTGATTGAGACTTAAAGCTAAATGTACTTAAGTTTTGTAAAATTTGCTGTCACGGTAACTGATTGCTGCTCTTTCAACCATCAGAGACTTCTTACAGAGATACTGGGTTTCATAGAGTGAAATATAGAGTGTTTATTGACTTAAATTGTAAATATTATTACTGTAAGAAAACTCAGTCAGAATGCTGAAATAATAGTGCCAGATACCTGTTTTTCAATTTATGGCATTTATGTAATGGCAATATTTGCCATGTACAGTCTTGTTTAGGTAAATGTGGGGTAATAACTAAAGAAGCTGACAAAAGTACATGGAATCAAATACTGAAAGAATTTGAAatactggattaaaaaaaatctacgAAAAGCTTATAATGCTTGTTCtcagctttttctgttgttgatgGAATAGGTGTGTCATATTATAGCATGGTGTGGAGAatgctttcattcttcttcctcctgAGAAAATAAGAGGGTACGGACTCATTTTAATGTTactcctttttctcttgcaaaGGATCCAAACAAGTTGTTAACACAATCCTCAGGAGTCACTGTTCCCTGTTCTAAGGAACCTGAGGTACAACAACCTCTAACAGAGAATCCCTGCAGCgctcagaaaactgaaaagcgtacacaaacagcaaaatcaacTTTGCCTCAACCAATTCAGTCCAAAGAAGAGCCAGTCAAAGGAACACATGTGCAACTTGAACCTAAGGGTAAACCCACAACACCAGGTAGGATGTTTTTCAGCTTCAATAAATGTTCATTCAAATTAAGCTTGTGAGTGCTATGTTGAAAACTACAGATTAGTTAAGACTTCATGGCAATGTATCAGGTAATGCCTATTTCCTTCTGTAACTTCAGTAAAGTCCTGAACAGTTCTGTGGCAATTATCATAAATTGTACAGCTTCTATATTTTTGCAAGCGTATTTTTTTGGACATGATTTCAGTAACTTTTGAGAGCAAAACTGATCTAACTGTTCTCTCTGTGTAAAAGTATATTCCAACATCAGTTAACTGAGACTTTTCAAAGCTTTCAAATTGTTGGAAACTGTGTATATCCAACCTATATAAGGTAAAGTGTCTGCATATGACAGAAGAAATCAAAGCTAAATGCCACATAGCTGCATAGCATCTGTCTTTTCAGTTAGCGTTGATGTCATGAAAAAAGTGATCATCCCCAGTTTTAAATTCAACTGTTTGTTGGGTCAGAAACTTGGACTAACAGCTTGAACGCTTTGAAACGATGGTCAGTAGAGCAAGCGTGTGTCTCTAGATATGCTGACGATAAAAGACAAGCTCAATAAAGTGGTGCAGAGGCCAAACAATGTATCTGCCTTATGTACTAGAATGCTTGTATACATGAAGGATGCAAGTGAGGCTGATTGTAGAGGAATTGTTGAAAAAGCAACCCAGTTTAAATAACTGGTGGGTCACATGCGTACTTCAGTAAGAGAAGAACCTCTGTTTGCTCTGACTTGCTGCTTTATTAACTTCAGTGTTCTGTTACTGTGGTGGTCTGTacttcaggttttgtttgtatGCAGTAGAATGGAGTAAGACCTGTGAAGGAAATGGCCGAATTTTTTCACTGACAACCTTCAGCAGGATGCAAAATTGCAAtgatttctttctgtatttttgagagtttctttcaaagcaaaacaattgtTCTTTTAGGGGGATCAGGAATTAAGCCCTTCCTGGAACGCTTCGGGGAACGCTGTGCAGAGCGTAGTGCAAGGAGCCCTGCTACGAATACTCCAGGGTGCAGAACACCCATTGTTACCCCAAATACAAGGACAATCCAGGAAAGGCTGctcaaacaaaatgaaaattcctCTACTGCCAGTTTAGCTCTTCAGCTTAAGCAGGTATGACTTGCTGCATTCATAGCTTGTTTATAAGCTTGGGGAGGACTCTTACTGGTTTGCACCTACCTGAggaatttgaaatgttttgacaTCTTAAAGGTGTCAGCTTTTTCCCCTGCTCCCCTTTATTTGCTTAGGAACGTGAAAGAGAACTTGCATGCCTTCGTGGCCGGTTTGATAGAGGCAATCTGTGGAGTGCTGAAAAAAGTGAAGGTTCGAAGAGAAAACTTCCAGAAGCTAAAATGGTAATGTGTTACCTCCCATGTATCAAAAGACAGTCTGTGAATTGCTTTACGTGTTCTGAACACAGGGATAGATGtgcaaatgtaaataaatgGTAAAAATCTATGATTTGTGTATGCTCAGGCTGTGCAAGACTGCTTGTCAAGTGGTTTGTATGATTATTAACAAATTATTaaattttttcctcctgtggaATCAATTAAGGACAGAAGCAATACTGCTTTGAGCcaattgatttatttatttttttgatgttaagtatgtggggtttttatattttataacattaaaaccagaagaaagcTCCTTACACAAACACTCAATTTAGTATTTAGTAATTCAACTGAACGTCTTAGGTAAATAAGTAGGACCTTCTTGATATTGGATAGGCAGCCTCACTTTTCTAACAGATGTTAAAATTGTGTTTTTTCTGGCAGTTTTCTTAGTCACCTTGAACATTCTCCTAAAtttactggttttatttttgccagGAAAGCCAGTCTCAGGTTAGTCCAAAACGTCTTAGTTCAGATGCCACCACTTTTGGATCAGCAGAAGACACGCAAGCAGGTGACAGGCCACCAAAGTCTCCCAGCGTGGAGTCTTCAGGTAAGAACTGTCACTGTTTGCCTGTGACTAATACCAGTCTGAAGCACTGCCCTTGACACTGAGCAGATAAAAATGTTTGTAGCACTGAAGTATAGAACTGGACCTTTTATTTGGTTACTCATTTGTCTAAATCTTCTCATATGATAATAATACTCTGCTCTCCTATACCACTTGAAAGACTGACAGGGCAGACTGCCTTTTAGTTTCTCAGTGGGTTTACCTGTGTTTCATCCTTTCGTGCATGTTAAGTGCGGGGAGAGTGAATGAGAATTGTCAGTTATAGATACAGTCTGTACTGTATCTGCGTATTTAAATTTCCACAATAATCTAATGGGAGGGAATTCTTCCCTTATCAGTATCCCCTTATGATATTAATTCTTATAGTAGGGGATATGAAATGCATTCTGAGATGCTTGTGATATCCTGTCTGGTGCTTACTGAGTGGAAGAGCCTTCAGTTCTCTGTGAAAAAGAGTGAACTTAGTGCTTCTTATAGACATTATGGGTAATCATGCTATCAAATGTGCTTCCAGAAGAAGAGAATGATATCCCGTTTTTGGGTATGGTTtgggcagggttttttttgtgtggttggttgctttttaaaattttctcttttagctTTTAAGTGGCTGCACTCTACTATGGTTTCAACATTGTTTCTTGTGCTATGGGTTTTTTGATTATACGACAGAAATCTAACTGTACAGGTTGTGGAGGGTATGTATtgtaatgcctttttttttgacagcaaGTTAACTGGAATACTTAATCTAGCAAGCTTTTTGTGAATTGTCAGCTATCTTATCAAACTTCCAAAATtcaataacttaaaaaaaaaaaataaataaattcaaaggCTAGACATGATCTTCAGCAACCTCTTTTTTCATAAACTACTTAGATGCTCCTAAATGTGAAGAGAGCGATAAACCCAGTCCTCTGAAAAATACTGAGCCAAAGAGCCCTGTACAAGTGATGCCTGTCTCAAAACTTGAGCAACTTGCTGAGAAACCAAAAGGTTTGTATTGAGTAGATGTATATTAATGCACTTAACTATCTGTTGCCACTTGTCCAGCAGAGTGTTAATATCCTTGAAGTCTGAACAATTAATTCAGCATACATCTGCTTACCATCCTGTGTTCTGTAATAAAGTTTAtataaaacaaagcaggaaagtTCTTTTATTGTAACTCTTCTTTCTTGACACTGAAGTCTTAAAGGAATATATTAAATGCTGATATCAAAAGCTTAttaggagaggatagaaattcCTGCTCTACTATGGGACTTGCAGTTAAGTTTCAGGCCTGTTTGAACTAAAATGTTGAAACCTATCTAACAAGTGCATCTTTTTATTCACTCTCTATCACTTATGCAGTATATATGATaacaatatattaaaataaggaTGGAAGTATACTACACTGTTCTGTATGCCTGACTATAATAAGTGCTTTTTAATCAAGCTtacttaaaaagcaaaaatagttGGTTTATCTGTTAAAATCTTTCTGTTCATTTAATGAGAAGAGTTTAGTCTTGCTGttactaatatttttaaaaaatcatcctTTAGATGAAGGATATGAAATTGAAATGAGTGTGGATGATGAGCTGAATAGCTCAAAAGTGATAAATGAAATTTTTGAAGTTCTTCAAGAGACTAGTCCAGACatagaaaagctgaagaaagaaatgagcatGAGCCTGGAAGGTGAAAGTGATGAGGATGAGCAGGAAGAGTCACTGAATATTTCATCAATGTCTCTGCTAACCCCTCTAGTGGAGTCTGTTGGCTCAGAGGTGAGAGTTCTTAGGAGGTGGGGAAGGGCTTGTTTATCACATAGAGATGTACAATTTGCTTGTGAACAGCAATACTTTGTATTGTGATACCTGGGCAAATAGACAAGTTAGAAATAACATTTTGCTAATGAAAACATAATGAGGTAAAGTTATCTTCCTCTGAAAACAGCATATCAGATTGGATTTTTTGCTAAACAAGTGGTTCATCTTCTGCTAAATCAATCTTGAGTATATACATCTATTACTTGTGCTACACTTCTGGTGATATACGTGTATTCAGTGAAGTAGTTGCTGATGAAAATctgaagagaagaaattatGTAACTGTACCAGTTTGGAAACTAAGGGTGAAATCTCTTTGAGTTCAATGATCTGTTGgtgtctttaaaatatataaatagctTGATCCATGTcccagaaaatatttgtaaaatgtcTGTTAAATAGTATTAAGCAGCCTCCAAATTTACTGTTTACATGCAAAACAAGTAAAGGTGAGAGAAAATGGATAATGATTAATGTGGACAGGTATCTGTAGCATAACCTTTTTTCCCTAGGCATTTGTTTCTCCTTGTAAGTCTGGTGAAGGCAGCAGTATCAGTGATGTAAGTCTGAAGTCTGAAAAGTTCCAAAGGACTAAAGTCCCAAGGGCAGAATCTGGAGACAGTATTGGCTCTATGTCAGAAGATCACAACCTTCCATATAGGTAATAAACACACATACCTTATTCTCTAAGTGTACAAACTGAGACACTGGCTTTTTTTAACTCTTCTAATGAAGCATACTGCTTAAACTACAAATGAAGCTTTTAATCAAGATCTTTACCTTCATTAAATATTGTCTCTGTGGAGTCTTTATGATATTTAAACTTAAAGCACTTATcagcttattttaaaagccatttatGCAAGTTGAAAAACATCAATATCTGAtatgtatgtaaaaaaaaagaccttggCACACCTGGAAGCATTTAACaggcttttctcttttaaaagcaTCGATGCATATAGATCTCAAAGATTTAAAGAAACTGATCGTCCTTCGATAAAGCAAATTATTGTTCGCAAAGAAGATGTTGCTTCCaaactggaaatgaaaaagaacgGCCCATCTGATCAAGtcaatataaaaaagaaaatgcaggtaTCTAATGTACTTCTTAATATCCTTTTTCTAATTTACTAATTCCTTCATTAATTCTCCCTTTGAAAGTTCAGGACCTTAATATACTGCTTAGAACTGCAAAATTACATTGTTCAGTGCAAATATCTAACAGTAGGGAATGATGATTTCAACACAATGTATCTCTTAGAAGGATGATGCTATAAAGTAAGTCTGGAGAGAACAAGCCATCTTTTTGAGCAGGGGACATGGAATCTATATCTTATTACTGCCTTTGAATTAGGTAGGATACATAACTACATACTTTAAATTAGCAATATTCTGATCTCTACTGGTGCCTTGTTCATCTACACTGCTGAATTTCTGGGTAACTGCTTCTTCCCCAGTGAAGGGAATACTAGACTAGATATGGTGTGTAAAAACATTGAAGTCATTGACTTCCCAATATTTTTGAACTGCCTCTGAGCTCAAAAAAAGTTGTACTGCTGTATTCTTTTGCAGAATTAAACTCTAAACTGCAAGATTTTGTAGCTTACTATCAAAATggtgttatttttctgaagcttaGCCCCCAAAACACTAATCTTGAGacatttgctcttttccttgTTTGAATGTAACACTAAATCTCTCTTCTTGCTAATTATTTTTACTACCGGTTTCCTCTAGGAGCTCAATAATGAGATCAACATGCAGCAGACAGTGATTTATCAAGCCAGTCAAGCTCTGAACTGCTGCTTTGATGAGGAACATGGAAAAGGGTCAcaagaagaagcagaagcagagagGCTACTTCTCCTTGCAAGTAGGTTTTCAGGTTCAAGGTCAGTTCTTTGTCTTGAACACTTTGGGAAGAATTTGTGAACTCTGGAAATGTATTTATGATGCTACTTTGTAGCTGCTTATTTATAGTTCTTCATGTAGAAAACAGGAGAGAATATTATCTATTCTGTCTCAGCTTCTACAGGCAAGAGGGCACGTTTGTATCCATCTTGTCCCTAATGTCCCTACTCTTCTGGAAGATGATTAatatttctgttgcattttaCATAGTTATGGCAAAAAAAGTGTTCAGTGTGACTTTTTCCTCTGTTACATCTGTAATTCCTCTGTGCAGCTGAGAAGAGAACTGCTTTATTGGAAGAACTGAACAAACTGAAGAGTGAGGGACCTcagagcagaagaaataaagctgcTTCTGCATCTACTGAATTTGCTCCATCCAGGGGAtctgtttccatttcagaaaTGCGTCTGCCTCTAAAAGCAGACTTTGTATGTGGTACAGTTCAAAAGCCAGGTAAAAACAGCAACTGAAAGTGTTATACCTTCTCTCCCCATTTCCCCATCCTCTCTACATATACTTCTAGTTTTTCTCTTGGggtttttgtctttctgtgtgACATTTCTCAGAACTCTGGGGGTGATACAAATTTAGAAATTACATATAAGCGATCTGCCTTTTGGTtaaattttcaatattttcccTCATCATTTTAATTACATCATTTTCTGTCTTGTGAGTTCCAGTAAACTTAACAAGACCTTCCCAACCAGTCTTAAGTATCTTTTGTTGGTCCACTGACCTGTTGGGGAAGAAGCGGAATTTTGTATCTCGGGTTGTCTTCCCACTTGTTGCCTTGAAATTTTTTTGATCAATGAAATTCTAGTAATAAGTATCGTTATATAAATTCTGACCTTTGTGATGGTGTGTAATGCTCAGGAATcctctttttttcagtctggttGACATCCCAAAACGCTTCATTTACAAAGACAAGTCTTTCATTATCTTATTATAGTTAAGTCATTAAAGCGTTAAAGATGTGGATTTGTCCCTCCTTTTGTTCCAGAACAATATTTGGTAATATCTTTGTAGGTCTAGATACTTAAGTTGGAACATACTAAGCTTCTGTGTCATGTGGTTGTTTAAAGAATCTTCAAGCTCACAATAACCAGTGTGATTTTATATAATGTCACAGAATATGAGTGTAGCTGGATTTTTCTAACAGGTTCCTACTTCTTACCTCACTAAAACTTGAAGACAAAAGTCATTGGGCAAAGTCTTGTTTAATATTGTTTGCCAAACTTCTACTAATGAATTCATATGTaaccttttttcttgtttaatagTTCTGTGAAATgtaaagtgtattttttatatCTTCAAGTAAAACCCCACAGCCAACAatagaaatgtaaatatttgacCTAATTTACCCCCTGACATATTACATTTCTTGTTGCATAAGACTATTCATCTGTGTTACAGAAAAGCCTCTCACATTGttacaaaatacaaatttttttttgttggtaaTTCTTGCAATCAAATTGTCTGAACAAACGACTATGAACTGTTTGTCATCCAAATCTTACTCCAGAGGTGCAGCATTTGCTATACGTTGTGCACCAGAGCAAGATTTATTAATCACTTTCATCTCTGAAGAGAACCTCAAATGTAAAGAGTACAAATCAGTGCTTACTGGAGTCTCCATCAGTTGTTCTGAAAGCTGTGACTTGTCCTACACCTGACACTATTGAGATGTGCTTTTGTGGTCATCTTTGTTTTTTGTCCCCTTATGTGAAAAGTTAGGGAAATGAGTTGCTTGGATGACTAGTTCCTTCATGGGATTACAAAAAGGATGAGAATAGGAAGTAACAAAAGCTGCTGTATGGTTAAGCTGACATACCTTGAGAATAACACCAGAGTCTAAGATTAACTGCTGAATCTGACTGAAAGTTCTTCCTCACCTCTCATGCACTGGGTAGTGTAGGTCTGTCTTCAGATGCCTCAGGCAGTAATGCAGTTGTTGTGAACCTTGTGGAGACAGTCTTACTCATGGACACAATATGGGAAAAACCTCgttttaaaaataagtctaTAAGCAAATCATGACTCTAATCAAGTGTTTAAGTGAGGTGAAACAGAAGTGTGATTAATGGCGATGCAGGACTTGAGGGTTTTTAGATACTTGGACACGTCTGGCTAACAAAGTCATCTGATATGTATttacagaagcagcaaattACTACTATGTAATAATACTGAGATCTGGATCAGAAAACTTGGTTGCAACTCCATTAGCAAGTACTGCCAGCTCCTTGAATGGAGATGCTCTTACTTTTACTACAACATTTACTATGTAAGTATAAATAAACTGTTTGGAACCAGTTTCAACTCTGATGGTGGAAGAcgcataaaaatatttaaaatctttatATAAGGATGTCATATTCTGCAAACAAATATGGTGAGGTCTTGTGGTATGGGTATTTCCTGCTTCAAGGAACATGTGGAATGCACTTCTCTCAAAAGAGCAATCTAGAGTTATCCTACCATCCATCAACTAATGTCTCTTGCTTTTTCTGCGCTTGTTCTTTCCTGGAACACCTGCAATGACAAATGGGTTGCTCTGCCTGaaacaatgtgttttt containing:
- the ANLN gene encoding anillin isoform X2 gives rise to the protein MDPFTEKLLERTRARRENLQKKMAERPKMGVRPTIQTKRVREPLLETGNQAPLPGEQDKPGTKPSPSKRLCPNNVETQASSSENIQPVPSSSTSHHSAEITSELHVTASNRASLVQPIEKGKTNTKSETPAALSVKTRMQRLAEQRRCWDSEDLSECVTLSPLQSKDLSVSPPKQTSNALASDTPIGRRGRLANLAATIGSWEDDLSHPSAKQNNAQEQPGTTCLSKLSTTSEASARINSSSVKQEAASCSQRLVEASINKPANSKIADPNKLLTQSSGVTVPCSKEPEVQQPLTENPCSAQKTEKRTQTAKSTLPQPIQSKEEPVKGTHVQLEPKGKPTTPGGSGIKPFLERFGERCAERSARSPATNTPGCRTPIVTPNTRTIQERLLKQNENSSTASLALQLKQERERELACLRGRFDRGNLWSAEKSEGSKRKLPEAKMESQSQVSPKRLSSDATTFGSAEDTQAGDRPPKSPSVESSDAPKCEESDKPSPLKNTEPKSPVQVMPVSKLEQLAEKPKVLQETSPDIEKLKKEMSMSLEGESDEDEQEESLNISSMSLLTPLVESVGSEAFVSPCKSGEGSSISDVSLKSEKFQRTKVPRAESGDSIGSMSEDHNLPYSIDAYRSQRFKETDRPSIKQIIVRKEDVASKLEMKKNGPSDQVNIKKKMQELNNEINMQQTVIYQASQALNCCFDEEHGKGSQEEAEAERLLLLATEKRTALLEELNKLKSEGPQSRRNKAASASTEFAPSRGSVSISEMRLPLKADFVCGTVQKPEAANYYYVIILRSGSENLVATPLASTASSLNGDALTFTTTFTMHDVSNDFEINIEVYSLVQRKEVTSTEKRKKANKSKVITPKRLLTSITSKSTLLTPAMSSPGGPNAVRTTNFNLVGSHKLSLSSVGNVKFALDKINFEGEEKELLGYMFQDKVPFLSPLEGHIYLKLKCQVDSSVEEKGFLTMFEDVSGFGAWHRRWCVLSGNCISYWTYPDDEKRKHPLGRINLANCTNHRIEPANREFCARPNTFELITVRPQREDDRETLVSQCRDTLCVTKNWLSADTKEERNLWMQKLNQVLVDLRMWQPDACYKPIGKL
- the ANLN gene encoding anillin isoform X4 — encoded protein: MDPFTEKLLERTRARRENLQKKMAERPKMGVRPTIQTKRVREPLLETGNQAPLPGEQDKPGTKPSPSKRLCPNNVETQASSSENIQPVPSSSTSHHSAEITSELHVTASNRASLVQPIEKGKTNTKSETPAALSVKTRMQRLAEQRRCWDSEDLSECVTLSPLQSKDLSVSPPKQTSNALASDTPIGRRGRLANLAATIGSWEDDLSHPSAKQNNAQEQPGTTCLSKLSTTSEASARINSSSVKQEAASCSQRLVEASINKPANSKIADPNKLLTQSSGVTVPCSKEPEVQQPLTENPCSAQKTEKRTQTAKSTLPQPIQSKEEPVKGTHVQLEPKGKPTTPGGSGIKPFLERFGERCAERSARSPATNTPGCRTPIVTPNTRTIQERLLKQNENSSTASLALQLKQERERELACLRGRFDRGNLWSAEKSEGSKRKLPEAKMESQSQVSPKRLSSDATTFGSAEDTQAGDRPPKSPSVESSDAPKCEESDKPSPLKNTEPKSPVQVMPVSKLEQLAEKPKDEGYEIEMSVDDELNSSKVINEIFEVLQETSPDIEKLKKEMSMSLEGESDEDEQEESLNISSMSLLTPLVESVGSEAFVSPCKSGEGSSISDVSLKSEKFQRTKVPRAESGDSIGSMSEDHNLPYSIDAYRSQRFKETDRPSIKQIIVRKEDVASKLEMKKNGPSDQVNIKKKMQELNNEINMQQTVIYQASQALNCCFDEEHGKGSQEEAEAERLLLLATEKRTALLEELNKLKSEGPQSRRNKAASASTEFAPSRGSVSISEMRLPLKADFVCGTVQKPEAANYYYVIILRSGSENLVATPLASTASSLNGDALTFTTTFTMHDVSNDFEINIEVYSLVQRKEVTSTEKRKKANKSKVITPKRLLTSITSKSTLLTPAMSSPGGPNAVRTTNFNLVGSHKLSLSSVGNVKFALDKINFEGEEKELLGYMFQDKVPFLSPLEGHIYLKLKCQVDSSVEEKGFLTMFEDVSGFGAWHRRWCVLSGNCISYWTYPDDEKRKHPLGRINLANCTNHRIEPANREFCARPNTFELITVRPQREDDRETLVSQCRDTLCVTKNWLSADTKEERNLWMQKLNQVLVDLRMWQPDACYKPIGKL
- the ANLN gene encoding anillin isoform X3; this encodes MDPFTEKLLERTRARRENLQKKMAERPKMGVRPTIQTKRVREPLLETGNQAPLPGEQDKPGTKPSPSKRLCPNNVETQASSSENIQPVPSSSTSHHSAEITSELHVTASNRASLVQPIEKGKTNTKSETPAALSVKTRMQRLAEQRRCWDSEDLSECVTLSPLQSKDLSVSPPKQTSNALASDTPIGRRGRLANLAATIGSWEDDLSHPSAKQNNAQEQPGTTCLSKLSTTSEASARINSSSVKQEAASCSQRLVEASINKPANSKIADPNKLLTQSSGVTVPCSKEPEVQQPLTENPCSAQKTEKRTQTAKSTLPQPIQSKEEPVKGTHVQLEPKGKPTTPGGSGIKPFLERFGERCAERSARSPATNTPGCRTPIVTPNTRTIQERLLKQNENSSTASLALQLKQERERELACLRGRFDRGNLWSAEKSEGSKRKLPEAKMESQSQVSPKRLSSDATTFGSAEDTQAGDRPPKSPSVESSDAPKCEESDKPSPLKNTEPKSPVQVMPVSKLEQLAEKPKVLQETSPDIEKLKKEMSMSLEGESDEDEQEESLNISSMSLLTPLVESVGSEAFVSPCKSGEGSSISDVSLKSEKFQRTKVPRAESGDSIGSMSEDHNLPYSIDAYRSQRFKETDRPSIKQIIVRKEDVASKLEMKKNGPSDQVNIKKKMQELNNEINMQQTVIYQASQALNCCFDEEHGKGSQEEAEAERLLLLATEKRTALLEELNKLKSEGPQSRRNKAASASTEFAPSRGSVSISEMRLPLKADFVCGTVQKPEAANYYYVIILRSGSENLVATPLASTASSLNGDALTFTTTFTMHDVSNDFEINIEVYSLVQRKEVTSTEKRKKANKSKVITPKRLLTSITSKSTLLTPAMSSPGGPNAVRTTNFNLVGSHKLSLSSVGNVKFALDKVPFLSPLEGHIYLKLKCQVDSSVEEKGFLTMFEDVSGFGAWHRRWCVLSGNCISYWTYPDDEKRKHPLGRINLANCTNHRIEPANREFCARPNTFELITVRPQREDDRETLVSQCRDTLCVTKNWLSADTKEERNLWMQKLNQVLVDLRMWQPDACYKPIGKL
- the ANLN gene encoding anillin isoform X1; its protein translation is MDPFTEKLLERTRARRENLQKKMAERPKMGVRPTIQTKRVREPLLETGNQAPLPGEQDKPGTKPSPSKRLCPNNVETQASSSENIQPVPSSSTSHHSAEITSELHVTASNRASLVQPIEKGKTNTKSETPAALSVKTRMQRLAEQRRCWDSEDLSECVTLSPLQSKDLSVSPPKQTSNALASDTPIGRRGRLANLAATIGSWEDDLSHPSAKQNNAQEQPGTTCLSKLSTTSEASARINSSSVKQEAASCSQRLVEASINKPANSKIADPNKLLTQSSGVTVPCSKEPEVQQPLTENPCSAQKTEKRTQTAKSTLPQPIQSKEEPVKGTHVQLEPKGKPTTPGGSGIKPFLERFGERCAERSARSPATNTPGCRTPIVTPNTRTIQERLLKQNENSSTASLALQLKQERERELACLRGRFDRGNLWSAEKSEGSKRKLPEAKMESQSQVSPKRLSSDATTFGSAEDTQAGDRPPKSPSVESSDAPKCEESDKPSPLKNTEPKSPVQVMPVSKLEQLAEKPKDEGYEIEMSVDDELNSSKVINEIFEVLQETSPDIEKLKKEMSMSLEGESDEDEQEESLNISSMSLLTPLVESVGSEAFVSPCKSGEGSSISDVSLKSEKFQRTKVPRAESGDSIGSMSEDHNLPYSIDAYRSQRFKETDRPSIKQIIVRKEDVASKLEMKKNGPSDQVNIKKKMQELNNEINMQQTVIYQASQALNCCFDEEHGKGSQEEAEAERLLLLATEKRTALLEELNKLKSEGPQSRRNKAASASTEFAPSRGSVSISEMRLPLKADFVCGTVQKPEAANYYYVIILRSGSENLVATPLASTASSLNGDALTFTTTFTMHDVSNDFEINIEVYSLVQRKEVTSTEKRKKANKSKVITPKRLLTSITSKSTLLTPAMSSPGGPNAVRTTNFNLVGSHKLSLSSVGNVKFALDKVPFLSPLEGHIYLKLKCQVDSSVEEKGFLTMFEDVSGFGAWHRRWCVLSGNCISYWTYPDDEKRKHPLGRINLANCTNHRIEPANREFCARPNTFELITVRPQREDDRETLVSQCRDTLCVTKNWLSADTKEERNLWMQKLNQVLVDLRMWQPDACYKPIGKL